From a region of the Actinomadura luzonensis genome:
- a CDS encoding FAD-dependent oxidoreductase, giving the protein MRAIIIGAGIAGLAAALRLHQAGWETLVVERAPQRRGGGYGVTFGGIGYDGAERMGILPELRRRAFVTRELVYRKPSGERRFALSGETIAATMGRKSFTILRGDIEAVLYEAVAEHTTIRFGTTLTAVEQDTDEVRVTLSDGRTERADLLIGADGLHSATRALVFGPEEDYRLDLGHRVAVYMLKERPEGLPAGTTGSISAGGRTFALMSVGDGRTAAFFGYRTDGGRAGTSLEELGEIYGDMGWLVPQALDGLRTAESVYFDSISQMVVDRWSRGRVVLLGDAAWCVTLFAGYGSSLAVGGADRLGAALERHGGDVPAALAEWEAELRPEVEKKQRLGRRVKGVYAPRNPLVLELTQLPLRLSAWGPVRRLVERKFQLAG; this is encoded by the coding sequence ATGCGTGCCATCATCATCGGAGCGGGCATCGCCGGGCTGGCCGCGGCGCTGCGCCTGCACCAGGCGGGCTGGGAGACGCTGGTGGTCGAGCGGGCCCCGCAGCGGCGCGGCGGCGGCTACGGGGTGACGTTCGGCGGCATCGGCTACGACGGGGCCGAGCGGATGGGCATCCTGCCCGAGCTGAGGCGGCGCGCCTTCGTGACCCGCGAGCTGGTCTACCGCAAGCCCAGCGGCGAGCGGCGCTTCGCGCTCAGCGGCGAGACGATCGCCGCGACGATGGGCAGGAAGTCGTTCACCATCCTGCGCGGCGACATCGAGGCGGTGCTGTACGAGGCCGTCGCCGAGCACACCACGATCCGGTTCGGCACCACGCTCACCGCCGTCGAACAGGACACCGACGAGGTGCGTGTCACGCTCAGCGACGGCCGCACCGAGCGTGCCGACCTGCTGATCGGCGCCGACGGGCTGCACTCGGCGACCCGGGCACTGGTCTTCGGCCCGGAGGAGGACTACCGGCTCGACCTGGGGCACCGGGTCGCGGTCTACATGCTGAAGGAGCGGCCGGAGGGGCTGCCCGCGGGGACGACCGGCTCGATCAGCGCGGGCGGGCGGACGTTCGCGCTGATGAGCGTCGGCGACGGCCGCACGGCCGCGTTCTTCGGCTACCGCACCGACGGCGGCCGGGCGGGAACGTCCCTGGAGGAGCTGGGCGAGATCTACGGCGACATGGGCTGGCTGGTCCCCCAAGCCCTGGACGGACTGAGGACGGCCGAGTCGGTGTACTTCGACAGCATCAGCCAGATGGTGGTCGACCGGTGGAGCCGGGGGCGGGTCGTGCTGCTCGGCGACGCCGCATGGTGCGTCACGCTGTTCGCCGGCTACGGCTCCTCGCTGGCCGTCGGGGGCGCCGACCGGCTCGGCGCCGCGCTGGAGCGCCACGGCGGCGACGTCCCGGCCGCGCTCGCGGAATGGGAGGCCGAGCTGCGGCCTGAGGTCGAGAAGAAGCAGAGGCTCGGCCGCCGGGTCAAGGGCGTGTACGCCCCACGCAACCCGCTGGTACTGGAGCTGACCCAGCTCCCGCTGCGGCTGTCGGCATGGGGGCCGGTGCGCCGGCTGGTCGAGCGCAAGTTCCAGCTCGCGGGTTGA
- a CDS encoding TetR/AcrR family transcriptional regulator, giving the protein MPPAFSAAEKARITRLLLDNGLRLFTTQGLRKTSLEDLVAGTGIAKSTFYVFFDSKEALYLELMLGQMAEVKSRVVDGALRKEPDTRAGLRAFLHATLAELDGNPLYGRLMTHPEEMGAVVRKLDPERVTSAPDNPVTALAAYLTEHGDDLADDDPEVIVGVLQAVLMMPLHRDRLARPDLYPQILDRLIDIVATGLTRPER; this is encoded by the coding sequence ATGCCTCCCGCCTTCTCGGCCGCGGAAAAGGCGCGTATCACGCGGCTGCTCCTGGACAACGGCCTGCGGTTGTTCACCACCCAGGGCCTGCGCAAGACCTCCCTGGAGGATCTGGTCGCCGGGACCGGGATCGCCAAAAGCACCTTCTACGTCTTCTTCGACTCCAAGGAGGCGCTCTACCTGGAGCTGATGCTCGGCCAGATGGCCGAGGTCAAGAGCAGAGTGGTCGACGGGGCGCTGCGCAAGGAGCCCGACACCCGCGCCGGGCTGCGCGCCTTCCTGCACGCCACCCTGGCCGAGCTGGACGGCAACCCCCTCTACGGCAGGCTGATGACCCACCCCGAGGAGATGGGGGCCGTGGTCAGGAAGCTGGACCCGGAACGGGTGACCTCCGCGCCGGACAACCCGGTCACCGCACTGGCGGCCTACCTCACCGAACACGGTGACGACCTCGCCGACGACGACCCGGAGGTGATCGTCGGCGTCCTGCAGGCCGTCCTCATGATGCCGCTGCACCGGGACCGGCTGGCCCGCCCCGACCTGTACCCGCAGATCCTCGACCGGCTCATCGACATCGTCGCCACCGGTCTCACCAGGCCGGAGCGGTAG
- a CDS encoding L-threonylcarbamoyladenylate synthase, with protein MTARPGDIDSAAIDSAAIDRAAGVLRGGGLVAFPTETVYGLGADAADGAAVTRVFQVKGRPPSHPLIVHLAGAEHLGDWAEDVPAPARLLAERFWPGPLTLVLRRGPRVPLETTGGLDTVAVRVPAHPVALALLSAFGGGIAAPSANRFGSVSPTMAGHVRAELGDAVDVVLDGGPCQVGVESTIVDATGETLSILRPGGVTREDLETALGHPLTVPSTSRVRVPGQHPSHYAPRARVVLVEPEQVIAEAEHAQESGHQVGVLLPAGLADAEVKAHAVVAVPASMPAYARQLYGFLRELDQRGCDLIVASLPQEAGLGLAIANRLRRAAGPRSGRA; from the coding sequence GTGACAGCAAGACCTGGTGACATCGACAGCGCGGCCATCGACAGCGCGGCCATCGACAGGGCTGCCGGGGTGCTGCGCGGCGGAGGTCTGGTGGCCTTCCCCACCGAGACCGTCTACGGCCTGGGCGCGGACGCCGCCGACGGCGCCGCCGTGACGCGCGTCTTCCAGGTCAAGGGGCGTCCGCCCTCCCACCCGCTGATCGTCCACCTCGCCGGGGCGGAGCACCTGGGCGATTGGGCCGAGGACGTGCCCGCTCCCGCGCGGCTGCTGGCCGAGCGCTTCTGGCCCGGACCGCTCACGCTGGTGCTGCGGCGCGGCCCCCGGGTGCCGCTGGAGACGACCGGCGGCCTGGACACCGTGGCGGTGCGCGTGCCCGCCCATCCTGTCGCGCTCGCGCTGCTGTCCGCCTTCGGCGGCGGCATCGCGGCCCCGTCCGCCAACCGCTTCGGCTCGGTCAGCCCCACCATGGCCGGCCACGTCCGCGCCGAGCTCGGTGACGCTGTCGACGTCGTGCTGGACGGCGGCCCCTGCCAGGTCGGCGTCGAGTCGACGATCGTCGACGCCACGGGCGAGACCCTGAGCATCCTCCGGCCCGGCGGAGTGACGCGCGAAGACCTCGAAACGGCGCTGGGCCACCCGCTGACGGTCCCCTCCACGAGCCGCGTACGGGTGCCCGGCCAGCACCCTTCGCACTACGCGCCGCGGGCACGGGTCGTCCTGGTCGAGCCCGAGCAGGTGATCGCCGAAGCGGAACACGCGCAGGAGTCCGGCCACCAGGTGGGCGTCCTGCTTCCTGCCGGTCTCGCCGACGCCGAGGTGAAGGCGCACGCCGTGGTGGCGGTCCCGGCGTCGATGCCCGCCTATGCGCGCCAGCTGTATGGCTTCCTGCGCGAGCTCGACCAGCGAGGCTGCGACCTCATTGTGGCGTCCTTGCCGCAGGAGGCGGGGCTGGGCCTGGCCATCGCCAACCGGCTGCGCCGCGCCGCGGGACCGCGATCCGGCCGGGCGTGA
- a CDS encoding NAD(P)-dependent oxidoreductase produces MTERKTSDHRIAVIGAGAIGSAVARRLLAHGHDVVAWNRTPSRLDPLAAAGARPAGSVREAVSSATLALFTLTDYVAVQQCLAELDEDLSGRTIVAMCTGTPDDAERAAQRVAALGASYLGAGIQTSPEMIGTDAATILYGGSRSAFQRHRALLGLLSTPHFVGEAPQAAAIWDLTLFGLWYDAQLGLLRALDTVRAAGIDVAEFTDTAVKQLGHVVTGAPGTASELLKATYPAGPATLAEHLTVIRHLTRLRDGQTLGDGGLPTVAARIETLIAQRRESEGLTATIATR; encoded by the coding sequence ATGACGGAACGCAAGACCTCTGACCACCGGATTGCTGTGATCGGCGCGGGTGCCATCGGCAGTGCGGTGGCACGTCGCTTGCTCGCCCATGGTCACGACGTGGTGGCGTGGAACCGCACGCCGAGTCGCCTCGACCCGTTGGCCGCCGCCGGGGCACGGCCGGCGGGGTCGGTGAGAGAAGCGGTGTCCTCTGCCACGCTGGCCCTTTTCACCCTCACCGACTACGTCGCCGTGCAGCAGTGCCTCGCCGAACTGGATGAAGACCTGTCCGGACGAACGATTGTCGCGATGTGCACCGGAACCCCTGACGACGCGGAACGTGCCGCCCAGCGAGTGGCCGCCCTGGGGGCGTCCTACCTCGGTGCGGGCATCCAGACCTCGCCGGAGATGATCGGCACCGACGCGGCGACCATCCTGTACGGCGGCTCACGATCGGCGTTTCAGCGACACCGCGCGCTCCTGGGCTTGCTGAGCACGCCGCACTTCGTGGGAGAGGCACCACAAGCGGCCGCGATCTGGGATCTCACTCTCTTCGGCCTCTGGTATGACGCCCAACTCGGCCTGCTCAGAGCCCTCGACACCGTGCGGGCGGCAGGCATCGACGTCGCCGAGTTCACCGACACCGCAGTCAAGCAACTTGGACACGTGGTCACCGGAGCCCCTGGCACCGCCTCCGAGCTGCTGAAGGCCACCTATCCGGCAGGGCCCGCCACCCTCGCTGAGCACCTCACCGTCATCCGCCACCTCACCCGGCTGCGGGACGGCCAAACGCTCGGCGACGGCGGACTGCCGACGGTGGCAGCCAGAATAGAAACGCTCATCGCACAACGTCGCGAAAGCGAAGGCCTGACCGCCACGATCGCCACACGATGA
- a CDS encoding ArsR/SmtB family transcription factor, translating to MAELTTSPAEPAGATADNAVGATCAPHLPQAAQDFLKALANPGRQQIMLLFAQGAELSVNQVAERAGISQSAASQQLALLRRGGIVTSRRDGKEVLYRGDRDGVTRILADLQKYLKFCC from the coding sequence ATGGCCGAACTCACGACATCACCAGCCGAGCCGGCGGGCGCGACGGCAGACAACGCGGTGGGCGCCACGTGCGCGCCACACCTACCCCAGGCCGCCCAGGACTTCCTCAAAGCCCTGGCCAACCCCGGACGCCAGCAGATCATGCTGCTGTTCGCCCAGGGCGCCGAGCTGTCGGTCAACCAGGTCGCCGAACGCGCGGGAATCAGCCAGTCCGCCGCCTCCCAGCAGCTTGCCCTGCTGCGTCGCGGCGGCATCGTCACCTCCCGCCGCGACGGCAAGGAGGTCCTGTATCGAGGCGATCGTGACGGTGTCACCCGCATCCTCGCCGACCTGCAGAAATACCTGAAGTTCTGCTGCTGA
- a CDS encoding flavin-containing monooxygenase, whose protein sequence is MPLDNDTIVIVGAGQSGLAAAHAALEQGLRPLLLEASDRAAGSWPRYYDSLTLFSPARYSSLPGLPFDGDPERYPRRDEVVIYLERYAAALIERGAELRTGARVEAVHLAGESGASRFLVRLADGQELAAPAVIAAGGSFGRPHRPALPGLDTFSGPVPHVADYRCPASLSGEHVVVVGAGNSAVQVAYELAAERRVTLASREPIRFVTQRPLGRDLHFWFRVTGFDRLPLARAEAPPASPVLDDGRYRQALREGRYTRRAMFTRLDGDHALWSDGGLERVDAVLLATGYRPDLPYLTDLGALDDGGHPRQRRGLSLTHPGLGYLGLEWQRTPSSNTLRGVGADAAYVVGMLARHLRGD, encoded by the coding sequence ATGCCCCTCGACAACGACACCATCGTGATCGTCGGAGCCGGACAGTCCGGCCTGGCCGCTGCCCATGCCGCCCTGGAGCAGGGGCTACGGCCCCTGCTGCTGGAAGCCTCCGATCGGGCCGCCGGATCCTGGCCGCGCTACTACGACAGCCTCACCCTGTTCTCGCCCGCCCGATACAGCAGCCTGCCCGGCCTTCCCTTCGACGGCGACCCCGAGCGCTACCCACGCCGCGACGAAGTCGTCATCTACCTGGAGCGGTATGCCGCCGCCCTGATCGAGCGCGGCGCCGAGCTGCGCACCGGCGCCCGCGTCGAGGCCGTCCACCTCGCCGGCGAGTCCGGCGCGAGCCGCTTCCTCGTACGTCTGGCCGACGGGCAGGAGCTGGCCGCTCCTGCCGTCATCGCGGCCGGCGGTTCCTTCGGCCGCCCGCACCGGCCCGCGCTGCCCGGCCTGGACACCTTCTCCGGCCCGGTGCCGCACGTCGCCGACTACCGCTGCCCGGCCTCGCTGTCCGGCGAGCACGTCGTCGTGGTGGGGGCGGGCAACTCGGCGGTCCAGGTCGCCTACGAGCTGGCCGCCGAGCGCCGGGTGACGCTGGCCAGCCGGGAGCCGATCCGGTTCGTGACCCAGCGCCCGCTGGGACGTGACCTGCACTTCTGGTTCCGCGTGACCGGGTTCGACCGGCTGCCGCTGGCCCGCGCCGAGGCCCCGCCCGCCTCGCCGGTGCTCGATGACGGCCGCTACCGTCAGGCGCTGCGCGAGGGCCGCTACACGCGCAGGGCGATGTTCACCCGCTTGGACGGCGATCACGCGCTCTGGTCCGACGGCGGCCTCGAGCGCGTCGATGCGGTGCTGCTGGCCACCGGCTACCGGCCGGACCTGCCCTACCTCACCGACCTGGGCGCACTGGACGACGGCGGTCACCCGCGCCAGCGCCGCGGCCTGTCGCTGACCCATCCCGGCCTGGGCTATCTGGGCCTGGAGTGGCAGCGCACGCCCTCCTCCAACACCCTGCGCGGCGTCGGGGCGGACGCCGCGTACGTGGTGGGGATGCTGGCCCGCCACCTGCGCGGCGACTGA
- a CDS encoding FAD-dependent oxidoreductase: MSDSCCGTTTIETEQFTTPQQTAPGMIGLPVVVIGAGPVGLAAAAHLAERGIGFLLLEAGDRVAASVAQWGHVRVFSPWKYNIDAAARRLLEADGWTAPDSDWLPTGAELIDDYLAPLAKLFGDRVRLGAKVTAISRLGHDRMRTTGREQVPFLIRLGDGTELQARAIIDASGTYTSPNVLGASGLPAHGEHEVFVDHALPDVLGADRDRYQGRHTLVVGAGHSAATTLLALAELPDTPITWAIRAGSAARTYGGGDADALPARGALGTRLRAHVESGRITLLTGFITHRVNATDQGIQVISRAPSGHEQSVTVDQVVSATGYRPDHSIASELRLDLDPVLGSTRALAPLIDPNQHSCGTVPAHGVDELAHPEPGYYAVGVKSYGRAPTFLMATGYEQVRSVVAALAGDWQAARHVQLDLPETGVCSSNLVEAQEQRAGLATGISGGLLAAPLPLTTVGAPVESGGSCCG, encoded by the coding sequence ATGAGTGACAGTTGCTGCGGCACCACCACGATCGAGACCGAGCAGTTCACCACTCCTCAGCAGACCGCCCCGGGGATGATCGGCTTGCCGGTCGTCGTGATCGGCGCCGGGCCGGTCGGGCTGGCCGCCGCCGCCCACCTGGCCGAGCGCGGCATCGGCTTTCTCCTCTTGGAAGCCGGTGACCGGGTTGCCGCCTCGGTCGCGCAGTGGGGACACGTGCGGGTGTTCAGCCCGTGGAAGTACAACATCGACGCCGCCGCCCGCCGCCTCCTGGAGGCCGACGGCTGGACGGCCCCGGACTCCGACTGGCTGCCGACCGGCGCTGAACTCATCGACGACTACCTCGCCCCGCTGGCCAAGCTGTTCGGCGACCGGGTGCGGCTCGGCGCGAAGGTGACCGCGATCAGCCGCCTCGGCCACGACCGCATGCGCACGACAGGCCGCGAGCAGGTGCCGTTCCTGATCCGGCTCGGCGACGGCACCGAGTTGCAGGCGCGAGCGATCATTGACGCCTCCGGCACCTACACCAGCCCGAACGTGCTGGGCGCCAGCGGCCTGCCCGCCCACGGCGAGCACGAGGTGTTCGTCGACCACGCGCTGCCGGACGTGCTCGGCGCCGACCGCGACCGCTACCAGGGCAGGCACACCCTGGTCGTAGGGGCCGGCCATTCGGCCGCCACCACTCTGCTCGCGCTGGCCGAGCTGCCGGACACGCCGATCACCTGGGCGATCCGCGCCGGCAGCGCCGCCCGCACCTACGGCGGCGGCGACGCCGACGCTCTCCCGGCCCGCGGCGCGCTCGGCACCCGGCTGCGCGCCCACGTCGAATCGGGCCGCATTACGCTGCTGACGGGATTCATCACCCACCGCGTCAACGCCACCGACCAGGGCATCCAGGTGATCAGCCGGGCCCCTTCCGGCCACGAGCAGAGCGTCACCGTGGACCAGGTCGTGAGCGCGACCGGCTACCGCCCCGACCACTCCATCGCCTCCGAACTGCGCCTGGACCTGGACCCGGTGCTCGGCTCCACCCGCGCCCTGGCCCCGCTGATCGACCCCAATCAGCACTCCTGCGGCACCGTCCCGGCCCACGGCGTCGACGAACTCGCCCACCCCGAGCCCGGCTACTACGCGGTCGGGGTCAAGAGCTACGGCCGTGCCCCGACCTTCCTCATGGCCACCGGGTATGAGCAGGTCCGCTCGGTCGTTGCGGCGCTGGCCGGGGACTGGCAGGCGGCCCGCCACGTGCAGCTCGACCTGCCCGAGACCGGCGTGTGCTCCTCCAACCTGGTCGAGGCCCAGGAGCAGCGCGCCGGCCTGGCCACCGGCATCAGCGGCGGCCTGCTGGCGGCCCCCCTCCCGCTCACCACCGTCGGAGCTCCGGTGGAGTCCGGCGGCAGCTGCTGCGGCTGA
- a CDS encoding ArsR/SmtB family transcription factor, with the protein MAAPAPTPCCAPIAREPLSEADAADLATLLKAVADPVRLRLLSLIGSHPGGEACVCDLTGVFDLTAPTISHHLKVLRTAGLIDGERRGTWVYYRIIPEVVNKLGALFAPLAAPAKAQNGSVDVELLTA; encoded by the coding sequence ATGGCAGCCCCCGCCCCCACCCCGTGCTGTGCGCCGATCGCCCGCGAGCCGCTCAGCGAAGCCGACGCCGCCGACCTGGCCACCCTGCTCAAGGCCGTCGCCGACCCGGTACGGCTGCGCCTGCTGTCGCTGATCGGCTCCCACCCCGGCGGCGAGGCGTGCGTGTGCGACCTGACCGGCGTCTTCGACCTGACCGCCCCCACCATCTCCCACCATCTGAAGGTGTTGCGCACCGCCGGGCTGATCGACGGCGAACGCCGTGGCACGTGGGTCTACTACCGGATCATTCCCGAGGTGGTGAACAAGCTGGGTGCGCTGTTCGCCCCGCTCGCCGCCCCCGCCAAGGCGCAGAACGGCTCGGTGGACGTGGAACTCCTCACTGCATGA
- a CDS encoding M28 family metallopeptidase → MPDIPQAPGLGAVVERVSAARMPATVHELARDHYAGRRVGTPGGRAAAAWLAERLRELGAEVELDSFPVTDVRELYATPMLEWSTSSQALRLEHRRDFVEHLASAEAPDPRTAPLAAASEAGLRGRWVLAEAGDWAQACERAEAHGAAGVLAARGTDAEGWMPKMIAGPATRAVPIIALRTDLHARLADALAVGPVLVTGSMPLRQTSADGHNVHARFPASSPAGGVGTGPRVLLTAHYDGVGDDPGMRLPAAADNASGVAAVLEAARVLTADPATRAELSVAFLDAEETGAWGSAHHAAALPPGTLVINLDGAAHLHRAAAVEAGGPAHALLATLDQAARLTGVPLRAGAMASDNRRYAAAGLAAIGIGMGMPGYQTPAETPDRVQPGTLVAAARLLVATVGLLAVQTSV, encoded by the coding sequence ATGCCGGACATCCCTCAGGCGCCCGGCCTGGGTGCCGTCGTGGAGCGGGTGTCGGCGGCGCGAATGCCGGCCACGGTGCACGAGCTGGCCCGCGACCACTACGCGGGCCGGCGCGTGGGCACGCCCGGAGGCCGTGCCGCCGCCGCCTGGCTCGCCGAGCGGCTGCGCGAGCTGGGCGCCGAGGTCGAACTCGACTCCTTCCCCGTCACCGACGTGCGGGAGCTGTACGCCACCCCGATGCTCGAATGGAGCACAAGCAGCCAAGCGCTGCGCCTGGAGCACCGGCGCGACTTCGTCGAGCACCTCGCCTCGGCTGAGGCGCCGGACCCGCGCACCGCGCCGCTGGCCGCCGCCTCCGAGGCCGGCCTGCGCGGCCGATGGGTGCTGGCCGAGGCCGGGGACTGGGCGCAGGCGTGCGAACGAGCCGAGGCCCACGGCGCGGCCGGAGTGCTGGCCGCGCGCGGCACCGACGCCGAGGGGTGGATGCCCAAGATGATCGCCGGACCGGCCACCCGCGCCGTCCCGATCATCGCCTTGCGCACCGACCTGCACGCTCGCCTGGCCGACGCGCTGGCGGTCGGGCCGGTGCTGGTGACCGGGTCGATGCCGCTCCGGCAGACCTCGGCGGACGGCCACAACGTGCACGCCCGCTTCCCCGCCTCCTCGCCCGCCGGGGGCGTGGGGACCGGGCCGCGGGTCCTGCTGACCGCGCACTACGACGGCGTCGGCGACGACCCCGGCATGCGGCTGCCCGCGGCCGCCGACAACGCCTCCGGCGTGGCCGCCGTCCTGGAGGCCGCCCGCGTCCTGACAGCGGACCCGGCCACGCGGGCCGAACTGTCGGTGGCCTTCCTGGACGCCGAGGAGACCGGGGCATGGGGCTCGGCCCACCACGCAGCCGCCCTGCCGCCCGGCACCCTGGTGATCAACCTCGACGGCGCCGCGCACCTGCACCGGGCAGCCGCCGTCGAAGCCGGCGGCCCCGCCCACGCCCTGCTGGCCACCCTCGACCAGGCCGCCCGCCTGACCGGCGTGCCGCTGCGAGCGGGCGCGATGGCCTCCGACAACCGCCGCTACGCCGCCGCCGGACTGGCCGCGATCGGCATCGGCATGGGCATGCCCGGCTACCAGACCCCCGCCGAAACCCCCGACCGCGTCCAGCCGGGCACCCTCGTGGCGGCGGCGCGCCTGCTGGTCGCCACGGTTGGACTGCTGGCCGTCCAGACCTCGGTCTGA
- a CDS encoding GNAT family N-acetyltransferase produces MAYDEIIDHYSAPARAADAGGTVAELRAGQTVLDLGSGGGIDVLLSARRVGPQGRVYGVDAGADMLAPARRNAEQAGARNVEFLHGTIERVPLPDRSVDVVISNRVINLSDDKAAALAEAFRVLRPGGRFGVRDVVVDGELDPERRRAAEQRIGCEAGALPVTEYRKLLAAAGFVGVRIVLTADHGDGAHSAIVQAVKPAIGPGLEIRPMRESDAAEVLAIYQAGLDTGQASFETTAPSWEGFTASRLPHLRYVAVDADSGEVLGWVAASAVSSRPVYAGVVEHSIYVHPGCQAHGIGRALLAAFIAAAEDAGVWTIQSGVFPENAASLCLHQALGFRVVGTRERIGCHHGLWRDVLMIERRSTLTGT; encoded by the coding sequence ATGGCGTACGACGAGATCATCGACCACTACTCCGCGCCGGCCCGGGCCGCGGACGCCGGAGGGACGGTCGCCGAGCTGCGTGCCGGTCAGACGGTGCTGGATCTCGGCTCAGGCGGCGGCATCGACGTGCTGCTGTCAGCCCGCCGGGTCGGCCCGCAGGGCAGGGTGTACGGGGTGGATGCCGGCGCGGACATGCTGGCGCCGGCGCGACGCAACGCTGAGCAGGCCGGCGCGCGCAACGTCGAGTTCCTGCACGGCACGATCGAACGGGTGCCGCTGCCGGACCGGTCGGTGGACGTGGTCATCTCCAACCGCGTGATCAACCTGTCCGACGACAAGGCGGCAGCGCTGGCCGAGGCGTTCCGGGTGCTGCGGCCGGGCGGCCGGTTCGGCGTCCGCGACGTGGTGGTCGACGGCGAGCTCGACCCGGAGCGCCGCCGGGCGGCCGAGCAGCGCATCGGCTGCGAGGCCGGGGCACTGCCGGTCACCGAGTACCGCAAGCTGCTGGCGGCGGCCGGGTTCGTCGGCGTGCGGATCGTGCTGACCGCCGATCACGGCGACGGGGCGCACTCGGCCATCGTCCAGGCCGTCAAGCCCGCCATCGGGCCCGGCCTGGAGATCCGGCCGATGCGCGAGAGCGACGCCGCCGAGGTGCTGGCCATCTACCAGGCCGGGCTGGACACCGGCCAGGCCAGTTTCGAGACCACTGCGCCCAGCTGGGAGGGGTTCACCGCGAGCCGGTTGCCGCACCTGCGGTACGTGGCGGTGGACGCCGACTCCGGCGAGGTGCTCGGCTGGGTGGCCGCCTCGGCGGTCTCGTCCCGTCCGGTGTACGCCGGAGTGGTCGAGCACAGCATCTACGTTCACCCCGGCTGCCAGGCTCACGGCATCGGCCGGGCGCTGCTGGCGGCGTTCATCGCCGCCGCCGAGGACGCCGGTGTCTGGACGATCCAGTCGGGCGTCTTCCCGGAGAACGCCGCGAGCCTATGCCTGCACCAGGCGCTCGGCTTCCGCGTCGTGGGCACCCGCGAGCGCATCGGCTGTCACCACGGTCTCTGGCGGGACGTCCTGATGATCGAGCGCCGCAGCACCCTGACCGGGACCTGA
- a CDS encoding ArsR/SmtB family transcription factor encodes MNENKGPLPRAEAEEYASWFKALADATRIQIVSLLARRRAPMSVGEIVAASGVGQSTVSHHLKILAEVRFVLVDKQGTSSLYRINENCVSCFPTAADVVMGNPAPVAPTCE; translated from the coding sequence ATGAATGAGAACAAGGGGCCATTGCCGCGCGCGGAGGCCGAGGAGTACGCGAGCTGGTTCAAGGCCCTCGCGGACGCGACCCGGATCCAGATCGTGTCGCTGCTGGCCCGGCGGCGCGCGCCGATGAGCGTGGGCGAGATCGTGGCCGCGTCCGGGGTGGGCCAGTCCACCGTCTCCCACCATCTGAAGATCCTGGCCGAGGTGCGGTTCGTACTGGTCGACAAGCAAGGCACCTCCAGCCTGTACCGGATCAACGAGAATTGCGTGAGCTGTTTCCCGACCGCCGCCGACGTGGTCATGGGCAACCCCGCACCGGTCGCGCCCACCTGCGAGTGA
- a CDS encoding winged helix-turn-helix transcriptional regulator, translating to MLGLPRISRSLLAQRLTRLERVGLLERRAGPEYHLTDSGQALRPVIDALGHWGYRFAAAELRAEHLDAGLLMWFLRRRLRTGNLPAQRTVVRFQFRPRSRPPAFWLIIQGPDADLCITDPGLDINLYVDAELRAMADVFLGRLSLRTALDDGRVELDGPAPLRRAFPSWIGLSPFANGPPPGSAPPAPK from the coding sequence GTGCTTGGCCTGCCCCGCATCTCCCGCTCCCTGCTCGCCCAGCGGCTGACCAGGCTGGAACGCGTCGGGCTGCTGGAACGCCGCGCCGGCCCCGAGTACCACCTCACCGACTCCGGCCAGGCGCTCCGCCCGGTGATCGACGCCCTCGGCCACTGGGGCTACCGCTTCGCGGCGGCCGAACTGCGCGCCGAGCACCTCGACGCGGGCCTGCTCATGTGGTTCCTGCGCCGCCGGCTGCGCACGGGGAACCTCCCGGCGCAGCGCACCGTCGTGCGATTCCAGTTCCGGCCGCGCAGCCGTCCGCCGGCGTTCTGGCTGATCATCCAAGGCCCGGACGCCGACCTGTGCATCACCGACCCGGGCCTCGACATCAACCTGTACGTCGACGCCGAGCTGCGCGCGATGGCCGACGTCTTCCTGGGCCGGCTCAGCCTGCGCACGGCACTGGACGACGGCCGCGTCGAACTCGACGGCCCCGCCCCGCTCCGCCGCGCGTTCCCGAGCTGGATCGGCCTGAGCCCGTTCGCCAACGGCCCACCGCCCGGGTCCGCGCCACCAGCCCCGAAGTAG